In Alicyclobacillus macrosporangiidus CPP55, a single window of DNA contains:
- a CDS encoding ABC transporter permease, translating to MAIEIIRVAWRSLRANKLRSFLTMLGIIIGVMAVILSSAIGLGTKNGVTRSVESLGSNVLTVMRGSAQSRGISQGVGSATTMTAGDVQQILDQDPDVAYASPVVTTNAQVVYGSNNTNTSIVGTNDSYAAIRNVTIQQGRYLMAQDVISASHVAVLGSSVAQTLFGGRNPVGETILIQSIPFEVIGVAAPQGANGLASADDMINIPYTTETSLLTGNNRINQIVASAKSPDVMYRAQLEIESTLRVAHQLKAGMADDFNILNQTTVLNTLGNITQMLTLLLDGISAISLLVGGIGIMNIMLVSVTERTREIGIRKAIGAKKGVILFQFLLESLTLSVAGALMGVAIGGIGALVAGRLMNAGNLFSPVAAGLGVVFSVVIGIVFGVYPARKAANLKPIDALRFE from the coding sequence GTGGCGATTGAGATTATCCGGGTGGCGTGGCGCAGCCTCCGGGCGAACAAACTTCGATCCTTCCTCACCATGCTCGGCATCATCATCGGCGTGATGGCGGTCATCCTGAGCTCGGCCATCGGACTGGGGACGAAAAACGGCGTGACGAGGTCGGTGGAGAGCCTGGGATCGAACGTGCTGACGGTGATGCGCGGATCGGCCCAGTCGCGCGGCATCAGCCAGGGAGTGGGCAGCGCGACGACGATGACGGCGGGCGACGTGCAGCAGATCCTGGATCAGGACCCGGACGTCGCCTACGCCTCCCCGGTGGTGACGACGAATGCCCAGGTGGTCTACGGATCGAACAACACCAACACGTCCATCGTGGGCACGAACGACTCGTATGCGGCCATCCGCAACGTGACGATACAACAGGGCCGCTATCTGATGGCTCAGGATGTGATCTCGGCGTCGCACGTGGCGGTGCTGGGCAGCTCGGTGGCGCAGACGCTCTTCGGAGGACGCAACCCGGTGGGCGAGACCATCCTGATTCAGAGCATCCCGTTTGAGGTCATCGGCGTCGCGGCGCCGCAGGGCGCGAACGGGTTGGCCAGCGCGGACGACATGATCAACATCCCGTACACCACGGAGACGAGCCTGCTGACGGGCAACAACCGGATCAACCAGATTGTCGCGTCGGCCAAGTCGCCTGACGTCATGTACCGTGCGCAGCTGGAAATCGAGTCGACGCTGCGCGTGGCCCACCAGTTGAAGGCGGGCATGGCGGACGACTTCAACATCCTGAACCAGACCACGGTGCTCAACACCCTGGGCAACATCACGCAGATGCTGACGCTTCTCCTGGACGGCATTTCTGCGATCTCGCTGCTGGTCGGCGGCATCGGCATCATGAACATCATGCTGGTGTCGGTGACGGAGCGCACGCGCGAGATCGGCATCCGCAAGGCCATCGGCGCGAAGAAGGGCGTGATTTTGTTCCAGTTCCTGCTGGAGTCGCTGACGCTGAGCGTGGCGGGTGCGCTGATGGGCGTGGCGATCGGCGGGATCGGCGCGCTGGTGGCGGGCCGGCTGATGAATGCGGGCAACCTGTTCTCGCCGGTGGCGGCGGGGCTGGGCGTGGTGTTCTCGGTGGTGATCGGGATTGTGTTCGGCGTGTACCCTGCGCGCAAGGCGGCGAATCTGAAACCGATTGACGCGCTGCGGTTTGAGTGA
- a CDS encoding alpha/beta hydrolase, which produces MDFIHKFTPSRAGDDAITLVLLHGTGGNEEDLIPLGQFLAPDAAMLGIRGKVLEGTAPRFFRRLAEGVFDEQDLIFRTHELARFLEEATRVYALNPSRLVAVGYSNGSNIAASLLLLEPSVLSAAVLFRAMVPLEPETLPDLHGKPVLLLSGRHDPIVPPDNSNRLAKLLKQAGAAVTLHWQNAGHGLTQAELAIAQAWMKHLAL; this is translated from the coding sequence GTGGACTTCATCCACAAGTTTACCCCGTCCCGCGCAGGGGATGACGCGATCACGCTGGTACTCTTACACGGAACGGGCGGCAACGAGGAAGACCTGATCCCCCTCGGACAGTTCCTGGCCCCTGACGCGGCGATGTTGGGGATTCGGGGCAAGGTCCTTGAAGGAACGGCCCCCCGATTCTTTCGCCGACTCGCGGAGGGCGTGTTCGACGAACAGGATCTCATCTTCCGCACGCACGAGCTGGCTCGGTTCCTTGAGGAAGCCACCCGGGTGTACGCTCTGAATCCCTCCCGGCTGGTGGCGGTGGGCTATTCCAACGGGTCCAACATCGCGGCCAGTTTGCTCCTGCTGGAGCCAAGCGTTCTGTCGGCGGCGGTGTTGTTCCGGGCGATGGTCCCGCTTGAACCCGAGACCCTTCCGGACCTTCACGGGAAACCCGTCCTGCTGCTGTCCGGAAGGCACGATCCCATTGTCCCACCGGACAACAGCAACCGGTTGGCGAAACTGCTCAAACAGGCAGGCGCGGCGGTCACGCTGCACTGGCAGAACGCCGGACACGGCTTGACCCAGGCCGAACTGGCGATAGCACAAGCGTGGATGAAACATCTCGCGCTGTGA
- a CDS encoding type II toxin-antitoxin system death-on-curing family toxin: MIQYLSADDIRQIHAEAIERYGGVPGEHEPGAIEFMAQKPKMEIYGSELYPGLFLKAAVYLEGFATRQFFVDGNKRTAFLCAWTFLYLNGFHLVVDQDDGYAFCMRVANGQAGLEEIAEWLHEHSHSLPV, encoded by the coding sequence TTGATTCAATACCTTTCGGCCGATGATATTCGTCAAATTCACGCCGAGGCCATTGAACGATACGGCGGTGTGCCCGGCGAACATGAGCCAGGAGCGATTGAATTCATGGCCCAGAAGCCCAAGATGGAGATATATGGGTCGGAATTGTATCCTGGCTTATTTCTTAAGGCTGCGGTGTACCTTGAAGGTTTCGCCACGCGACAATTCTTCGTGGATGGTAACAAACGTACGGCATTCCTTTGCGCCTGGACCTTCTTGTACCTGAACGGCTTTCACTTGGTTGTGGACCAAGACGATGGCTATGCGTTTTGCATGCGCGTAGCTAATGGACAAGCGGGGCTTGAGGAGATTGCGGAATGGCTTCACGAACATAGCCACTCATTGCCCGTCTAG
- a CDS encoding thiamine pyrophosphate-binding protein, with product MKGRDLVLEAFYRYGVRHVFGNPGTTELPLMDGLAERSEIEYILALHEDIAVGMAAGYAQVTGRPAVVNLHVTPGLAHGLGNLYDAWRAGVPLVVTAGQHDSRLALQEPALAGDLVRMAAPFTKWAYEVRKPEELPLALHRAFKTAMAEPSGPVFLALPSDVMLAEAEGEPWPLTEVIQRGRPDEATVNRLAEWLVAARAPVLVVGDRAARTQAIPALVRLAEALALPVYIEHQSAGLGFPYRHPLCFGRCLPNGPFYRRIFADKDLVVWFGVTSQAPLLYDPHPLVPDGTRVVHVDCDPWEIAKNRPADLALQADLAGAAEAIAQAVAARLAQDPEARRRVEARRAEVEARRRERDRQRQEEVEAGRHQRPVSGAYVAAVLGELLAEDAIVIDESVTSGRFVHGHLPLHDPRGLIALKGGGLGYGLPAALGAQLAAPGRQVVACIGDGSALYYIQALWTAVKYHLPVRFFIFNNASYMILKGGLQRMGGPAARRGVYPGMDLLPEVDFVAVAQAFGVPGVRLDDPDAVRPVLSEALAADGPVLVDIALDREVRPYLE from the coding sequence GTGAAAGGGCGCGATCTGGTCTTGGAGGCATTTTATCGCTACGGCGTCAGGCACGTGTTCGGAAACCCCGGCACGACGGAGCTGCCGTTGATGGACGGGTTGGCGGAGCGCAGCGAAATCGAATACATCCTGGCGCTGCACGAGGACATCGCGGTCGGGATGGCGGCCGGGTACGCGCAGGTGACGGGCCGGCCGGCGGTGGTCAATCTGCACGTGACGCCGGGGCTCGCCCACGGCCTCGGCAACCTGTATGACGCCTGGCGGGCGGGCGTTCCGCTGGTGGTCACCGCGGGGCAACACGACAGCCGGCTGGCGCTGCAGGAGCCCGCCCTGGCGGGGGACCTGGTGCGCATGGCGGCGCCGTTCACGAAGTGGGCGTACGAGGTGCGCAAACCGGAGGAGTTGCCCCTCGCCTTGCACCGGGCCTTCAAGACGGCCATGGCCGAACCGAGCGGCCCCGTCTTCCTCGCCTTGCCGTCGGACGTGATGCTGGCCGAGGCCGAGGGGGAGCCGTGGCCGCTGACCGAGGTGATCCAACGGGGGCGGCCGGACGAGGCCACCGTCAACCGGTTGGCCGAGTGGTTGGTGGCGGCGCGGGCCCCTGTGTTGGTGGTGGGCGATCGCGCGGCCCGCACGCAGGCCATCCCTGCCCTGGTGCGCCTCGCCGAAGCGCTGGCGCTGCCCGTGTACATCGAGCACCAGAGCGCCGGGCTCGGTTTCCCGTACCGGCATCCCCTGTGCTTCGGCCGATGCCTGCCCAACGGCCCGTTCTACCGCCGCATCTTCGCCGACAAGGACCTGGTGGTGTGGTTCGGGGTGACCAGCCAGGCGCCGCTCCTCTACGATCCGCACCCGCTCGTCCCCGACGGCACCCGCGTCGTGCACGTGGATTGCGATCCGTGGGAGATCGCCAAAAACCGCCCCGCGGACCTGGCGCTGCAGGCGGACCTGGCCGGGGCGGCCGAGGCGATCGCGCAGGCCGTCGCGGCCCGTCTGGCTCAGGACCCCGAGGCCCGGCGGCGGGTGGAGGCGAGGCGGGCCGAGGTGGAGGCGCGGAGGCGGGAGCGGGATCGACAGCGGCAGGAGGAGGTGGAAGCCGGACGCCACCAGCGCCCGGTCTCCGGCGCGTACGTCGCGGCCGTGCTCGGGGAGCTGTTGGCGGAGGACGCCATCGTGATCGACGAATCCGTCACCTCCGGCCGGTTCGTGCACGGCCACCTGCCCCTGCACGATCCGCGCGGGCTCATCGCCCTCAAAGGCGGCGGCCTCGGCTACGGCCTGCCGGCCGCCCTCGGCGCCCAGCTCGCCGCCCCCGGGCGGCAGGTGGTGGCGTGCATCGGGGACGGATCGGCCCTGTACTACATCCAGGCCTTGTGGACGGCGGTCAAGTACCACCTGCCGGTGCGCTTTTTCATCTTCAACAACGCCAGTTACATGATCCTCAAAGGCGGCCTGCAGCGGATGGGCGGCCCCGCGGCGCGGCGGGGCGTCTACCCGGGCATGGACCTTCTCCCGGAGGTCGACTTCGTTGCGGTGGCCCAGGCCTTCGGCGTGCCCGGCGTTCGCCTGGACGATCCGGACGCGGTCCGTCCGGTGCTCTCCGAGGCGCTGGCGGCAGACGGCCCGGTGCTGGTGGACATCGCCCTCGACCGCGAGGTGCGCCCGTATCTGGAGTGA
- the pgsA gene encoding CDP-diacylglycerol--glycerol-3-phosphate 3-phosphatidyltransferase — MNLPNTLTLFRFVLIPLYLWAFYATDSEHKVGALLILLLAGATDVLDGYLARRRGQTTQAGQLLDPLADKCMMLAVFFTLIESDRVPWLVAGLLLLRDASMILGGTFFYFQGKRAVPKANRWGKASTVCYYVTICAVMLAWPSPAVVLGLLWFTVILSYVAMLIYLVNMELIDVHRRVL; from the coding sequence GTGAATCTCCCCAATACGTTGACGTTGTTTCGTTTTGTCCTCATCCCGTTATATCTGTGGGCCTTTTACGCGACCGACAGCGAACACAAGGTCGGGGCGCTGCTCATCCTGCTGTTGGCTGGCGCAACCGACGTCCTCGACGGGTACCTCGCCCGCCGGCGCGGGCAGACGACCCAGGCCGGACAGCTGCTCGATCCGCTCGCCGACAAATGCATGATGTTGGCGGTGTTTTTTACGTTGATAGAATCGGATCGCGTGCCCTGGCTGGTGGCGGGGCTCTTGCTGCTGCGCGACGCCTCGATGATCCTGGGCGGCACGTTCTTTTATTTTCAGGGGAAACGGGCTGTGCCGAAGGCGAACCGGTGGGGGAAGGCCTCGACCGTCTGCTACTACGTTACCATCTGCGCGGTCATGCTCGCATGGCCGAGCCCCGCTGTGGTGCTCGGCCTGCTGTGGTTCACCGTGATCCTGTCCTACGTCGCGATGCTCATCTATCTCGTCAACATGGAGCTCATCGACGTTCACCGGCGCGTCCTCTGA
- a CDS encoding ring-cleaving dioxygenase, giving the protein MSQGILGIHHVTALAGDAQKNVDFYVGVLGLRLVKKTVNFDAPDVYHFYYGDTIGNPGTIMTFFPFGEGPWGTSGAGQATVTSFSIRPESVGFWTERMKEHGVSFSGPEERSQQRQVISFRDPDGVALELVAHEGADSRPGWADGPVPGEHTIRGFYAVTIKVRNHAPTSALLRDVMGFRLLEQAGRRHRYEVGEGGAGTIVDVIHQEDAPYGRNSIGTVHHVAWRVGDEDELLRWQSRLTKAGMRVTEVRDRNYFKSIYFREPGGVLFELATDPPGFAIDEPVETLGTDLKLPKWLESSRAQLEAKLPPVQSPAVAR; this is encoded by the coding sequence GTGAGTCAAGGCATTCTGGGGATTCATCACGTCACTGCCCTGGCGGGTGACGCACAGAAGAACGTGGATTTTTACGTGGGTGTTCTGGGACTCCGGTTGGTGAAAAAAACGGTGAACTTTGATGCACCGGATGTGTATCACTTTTATTACGGGGACACCATCGGCAATCCCGGAACCATCATGACATTTTTCCCGTTCGGGGAAGGTCCGTGGGGAACGAGCGGAGCCGGTCAGGCGACGGTGACCTCGTTTTCCATTCGTCCAGAGTCGGTTGGATTCTGGACCGAGCGGATGAAGGAGCATGGCGTGTCATTCAGCGGGCCGGAAGAACGATCGCAGCAAAGACAGGTCATCTCGTTTCGCGATCCCGATGGCGTCGCCCTGGAATTGGTCGCCCATGAAGGGGCCGATTCGCGGCCGGGATGGGCCGATGGGCCGGTGCCCGGGGAGCACACCATTCGAGGGTTCTACGCTGTGACGATAAAAGTCAGAAACCACGCGCCGACCTCCGCGCTTCTGAGGGATGTGATGGGATTTCGTTTGCTGGAACAGGCCGGGCGGCGTCACCGGTATGAGGTGGGCGAAGGCGGAGCCGGAACCATCGTAGACGTCATTCATCAGGAAGACGCCCCGTACGGGAGAAATTCCATCGGAACCGTTCACCATGTCGCATGGCGCGTGGGCGACGAGGACGAGCTTCTCCGGTGGCAGTCCAGGCTCACGAAGGCCGGGATGCGCGTGACCGAGGTGCGCGATCGCAACTATTTCAAGTCGATCTATTTTCGTGAACCAGGCGGCGTGCTGTTCGAACTCGCCACCGATCCGCCGGGATTTGCAATTGACGAACCGGTTGAAACCCTGGGCACGGATTTGAAGCTGCCGAAATGGCTGGAGTCGTCCCGCGCACAGTTGGAAGCCAAGTTGCCACCCGTTCAATCCCCCGCCGTGGCGAGGTGA
- the fabZ gene encoding 3-hydroxyacyl-ACP dehydratase FabZ — protein MEWTLPLYAEDIRKILPHRYPLLLVDRVVALEPGKFAAGIKNVTANEPHFNGHFPDYNLMPGVLIMEAMAQLGGIALLTVPELKDKLPMFAGIDHARFRGQVRPGDRLEMETYIDRLRGSMGKGHGVAKVDDKVVAEGEILFALG, from the coding sequence ATGGAATGGACCTTGCCCCTGTACGCGGAGGACATCCGCAAGATCCTGCCGCATCGTTACCCGCTCTTGCTGGTCGATCGCGTCGTCGCCCTCGAACCGGGCAAATTCGCCGCGGGCATCAAGAACGTGACCGCCAACGAACCTCACTTCAACGGCCATTTCCCGGACTACAACCTGATGCCGGGCGTCCTCATCATGGAGGCGATGGCTCAGCTCGGTGGCATCGCGCTGCTGACCGTGCCGGAGCTGAAGGACAAGCTGCCGATGTTCGCGGGGATCGATCACGCCCGTTTCCGCGGCCAAGTCCGCCCGGGCGACCGCCTGGAGATGGAGACGTACATCGATCGCCTACGTGGCAGCATGGGCAAGGGCCACGGCGTCGCCAAGGTGGACGACAAGGTGGTTGCTGAGGGCGAGATCCTCTTCGCCCTCGGCTGA
- a CDS encoding RNA polymerase sigma factor, with protein sequence MEQRKDWVAEVLAAQQGDALAMAELVSEFSNVVLAAARRYRGVWYEDAVQEGYIALMTAVYAYDPGRSVPFPAFLQAKVRGNVRSAMRREWRRQVRWVYDGGGPEDEGWDAVWDRAQARGDGGASALGSTALAGGRAGVPEAALEAEWRILFVQAGLSPRERIGVEALVEGWTLPELAARFGVDRETCKTWRKRGLRKLRAALRETD encoded by the coding sequence GTGGAGCAGCGAAAGGATTGGGTGGCCGAGGTGTTGGCCGCCCAGCAGGGGGATGCGCTGGCAATGGCCGAGTTGGTGTCGGAGTTCTCCAACGTGGTGTTGGCGGCGGCACGGCGCTACCGCGGAGTGTGGTACGAGGATGCGGTGCAGGAAGGCTACATCGCCCTCATGACCGCCGTGTACGCCTATGACCCAGGCCGATCGGTGCCCTTCCCCGCCTTCCTGCAGGCGAAGGTGCGCGGCAATGTGCGCTCCGCCATGCGCCGGGAGTGGAGGCGGCAGGTGCGATGGGTGTACGACGGCGGGGGGCCCGAGGACGAGGGATGGGACGCCGTGTGGGACCGGGCGCAAGCCCGCGGGGACGGCGGCGCAAGCGCTTTGGGGTCCACGGCGCTGGCGGGCGGACGGGCCGGGGTGCCCGAAGCGGCCCTGGAGGCGGAATGGCGGATCTTGTTCGTCCAGGCCGGGCTCAGCCCCCGCGAGCGGATCGGCGTTGAGGCGCTCGTCGAGGGCTGGACGCTCCCCGAGCTGGCCGCCCGATTTGGGGTGGACCGGGAGACGTGCAAGACGTGGCGCAAGCGCGGCCTGAGAAAACTCCGGGCCGCGCTGCGGGAGACGGATTGA
- a CDS encoding efflux RND transporter periplasmic adaptor subunit, with amino-acid sequence MNMETRSLELKPRRKSRRKWLYGGIALVVVLGTGIPLTIHRLRATNAASAYQLYTVRYGSITQTVSATGTIQAPSEVDLDFQGSTGSAVVTAVNVKVGDKVKKGQVLARIDDSSAKIQLQQAQASLASAQARLAQDQQGASSAQIAMDKLNVEKAQTALQQAQQAYQNQLAAYNDRTSDMTQLQNAQNAVTVAQQNLNMTLDNDKRTLANDQATLQKDQQALQDTIAQYGNVTKEQVQQAYQAYESAQSLYINWQKAGYTGSNPYQSVMNTAQTEYQALNTAYTAIQSAQQAVDNDQQKIAADQAQLNNDQQKYQEQLNEAQQNLQLAQQQFNDRTSAQQALDNAKNAVTNAEQALKQAQLTLQNDQQPANNATLASDQAAVANAQAQVEQAQLALQQTQLTAPIDGVVTAVNATVGQKPGSTSGGSSSSASSSSVIVIQDLNSHDLQASLSVSESQIGSVQPGQSVTITVPAYPNDTFQGTVVEVYPTPQVTQNVTQYTVIATVDNSSGKLKPGMTASAIITTAQKTHVLTVPAIALHQMGNFEGVYVVGTPAGRAGGNATRGANGSGAAENGSGFGGGYGGGRRGFGGSGNSTGEASGFGGSGAAGGSGGFGGGAGGFGGANGSTGSAGASGASGRADNGNAGGRSGSGARSNGNGNSLIPPGTYFQPVQIGLMGSNTVEITAGLQEGEQIVLVLPEQTAQAQAQAASSGRGFGFGLGGFGGGGGGFAGGGARGGGGGRG; translated from the coding sequence GTGAACATGGAGACCCGCTCATTGGAGCTCAAGCCGCGGCGAAAGTCCCGGCGAAAATGGCTATATGGCGGCATTGCACTGGTCGTGGTGCTCGGAACAGGCATTCCGCTGACCATTCACCGGCTGCGTGCCACAAACGCGGCGTCGGCGTACCAACTGTACACGGTTCGGTATGGGTCCATCACGCAGACGGTGTCCGCAACCGGCACCATCCAGGCACCGAGCGAGGTCGATCTGGATTTTCAAGGCTCCACCGGTTCGGCGGTGGTCACGGCGGTGAACGTAAAAGTTGGAGACAAGGTGAAAAAAGGGCAGGTACTGGCCCGTATTGACGATTCCAGTGCGAAGATCCAGCTGCAACAGGCCCAGGCGAGCCTCGCGTCGGCTCAGGCGCGATTGGCTCAGGATCAACAGGGGGCCAGCAGCGCGCAGATTGCCATGGACAAGTTGAACGTGGAGAAGGCGCAAACAGCCCTTCAGCAAGCGCAGCAGGCCTATCAAAATCAGCTGGCGGCGTACAATGACCGCACCAGCGACATGACGCAGCTGCAAAACGCACAGAATGCGGTTACGGTAGCACAGCAGAACCTGAACATGACGCTGGACAACGACAAACGCACGTTGGCCAACGACCAGGCCACACTTCAGAAAGATCAACAAGCGCTTCAGGACACCATTGCTCAATACGGCAACGTCACCAAAGAACAGGTTCAGCAGGCGTATCAGGCCTACGAGAGCGCACAGAGCTTGTACATCAATTGGCAGAAGGCGGGATACACAGGGTCCAACCCGTACCAGTCGGTGATGAACACAGCTCAGACCGAATATCAGGCGCTGAACACGGCCTATACCGCCATTCAGAGCGCCCAACAGGCGGTCGACAATGACCAACAAAAGATCGCAGCGGACCAAGCACAACTGAACAACGATCAACAGAAATACCAAGAACAATTGAACGAAGCCCAGCAGAACTTACAATTGGCGCAACAGCAGTTCAACGACCGGACGAGCGCGCAGCAAGCCCTTGACAACGCGAAAAACGCGGTTACCAATGCAGAACAGGCCTTGAAGCAAGCGCAGCTCACGCTGCAAAACGATCAACAGCCCGCAAACAACGCGACCCTCGCGTCGGATCAGGCGGCGGTGGCGAACGCTCAAGCTCAGGTGGAGCAGGCGCAGCTGGCACTTCAGCAGACGCAGCTGACGGCGCCGATTGACGGCGTGGTGACAGCGGTCAATGCGACGGTGGGGCAAAAGCCCGGTTCGACGTCGGGCGGCTCGTCGTCGAGCGCCTCTTCCTCGTCGGTCATTGTCATCCAAGACCTCAACTCCCACGACCTGCAGGCGAGCCTCAGCGTGAGCGAGTCGCAGATTGGCTCCGTGCAGCCGGGCCAATCGGTGACCATCACGGTGCCGGCGTACCCGAACGACACGTTCCAGGGCACCGTCGTCGAGGTGTACCCTACGCCGCAGGTGACGCAGAACGTCACCCAGTACACGGTGATCGCGACGGTGGACAACAGCTCGGGCAAGCTGAAGCCGGGCATGACGGCGAGCGCCATCATCACGACGGCGCAGAAGACCCACGTGCTGACGGTGCCCGCTATCGCGCTCCACCAGATGGGCAACTTCGAGGGCGTGTACGTGGTCGGGACACCGGCCGGGCGAGCCGGCGGCAATGCGACGCGGGGTGCCAACGGCTCAGGTGCGGCCGAGAACGGCTCCGGCTTTGGTGGCGGCTATGGCGGCGGACGCCGCGGCTTCGGCGGGTCCGGGAACAGCACTGGCGAGGCCAGCGGATTCGGCGGATCGGGGGCCGCGGGCGGCTCCGGAGGCTTCGGCGGAGGTGCCGGTGGATTCGGGGGTGCGAACGGATCGACCGGGTCCGCAGGCGCGAGCGGCGCAAGCGGTCGCGCCGACAACGGGAACGCCGGCGGGCGGTCCGGGTCCGGGGCGCGATCGAACGGCAACGGCAACAGCCTCATCCCGCCGGGCACCTACTTCCAGCCGGTGCAGATTGGCCTGATGGGATCGAACACGGTCGAGATCACGGCGGGGCTGCAGGAGGGTGAACAGATTGTCCTGGTGCTGCCTGAGCAGACGGCACAGGCCCAGGCGCAGGCGGCGAGCAGCGGGCGCGGCTTCGGGTTCGGCCTCGGCGGGTTCGGCGGCGGTGGCGGCGGATTCGCAGGCGGTGGCGCGCGCGGCGGAGGGGGCGGACGCGGCTGA